A single genomic interval of Candidatus Omnitrophota bacterium harbors:
- a CDS encoding flavodoxin family protein, which translates to MKVIAFNGSARKDGNTAILINYVLRELENQGIETEMVQFAGQTIRGCLACYKCFDKKNQRCSNDSDIVNECIEKIIAADGVILASPTYFSDVSAELKALIDRAGLVAKANDNLFQRKVGAAVVAVRRGGEIHAFDTINHFFLIGGMIVPGSIYWNMGFGLQKGEVEKDEEGIRTMKTLGQNMAWLLKKIHG; encoded by the coding sequence ATGAAAGTCATCGCCTTCAACGGCAGCGCACGAAAAGACGGCAATACCGCCATCCTCATCAATTATGTATTGCGCGAATTGGAAAATCAGGGAATCGAAACGGAGATGGTTCAGTTCGCCGGACAAACAATTCGCGGCTGTTTGGCGTGCTACAAATGCTTCGACAAGAAGAACCAACGCTGCTCCAACGATAGCGATATCGTGAACGAGTGCATCGAAAAAATTATCGCCGCCGACGGCGTGATCCTGGCCTCGCCCACCTATTTTTCCGACGTATCGGCGGAACTCAAAGCCCTGATCGACCGGGCGGGTCTGGTGGCCAAAGCGAACGACAATCTATTCCAGCGCAAAGTGGGCGCGGCCGTGGTCGCCGTGCGGCGCGGCGGCGAAATCCACGCTTTCGACACGATCAACCATTTTTTCCTCATCGGAGGCATGATCGTCCCCGGCTCCATTTATTGGAACATGGGCTTCGGACTGCAAAAGGGAGAAGTGGAAAAGGACGAGGAAGGCATTCGCACAATGAAAACTCTCGGCCAAAACATGGCGTGGCTGTTGAAGAAAATCCACGGGTGA
- a CDS encoding DUF6599 family protein: MRKTFLFSLLLIVCLNQYALYALCEEQTADGTQDVPVSDKEKEKLANLLPDAQGLGLQPQGERQYYGSDLYMYIDGAAPAYHAYDFAALIVQEYKKGDAILTVEIYDMDKRLNAFGIYSAERSPKNNFLEIGAESYGDDSALNFYQGSYYVKLQASSPKEKTGPLLLAAAEQISQQIKKGKKLPKELKLFPADGLIPHSQQYMNKAPLGHDALAPAFQALYENGEKECQLVLSIAETPQQAQERIAKLKSHFEKTGKIAPQPAIGAEAFRGENEYEGALIAFPCERYAIIAVNPPQDAAAFAQKIVESIIQPKKDKEEKKDNPEKTE, translated from the coding sequence ATGAGGAAGACATTCTTATTTTCTTTACTGCTAATCGTATGCCTTAATCAATATGCTCTCTATGCTCTCTGCGAGGAACAGACTGCTGATGGAACTCAGGATGTTCCCGTTTCCGATAAAGAGAAAGAAAAACTGGCGAATCTGCTGCCCGATGCGCAAGGGCTTGGCTTGCAGCCGCAGGGCGAAAGGCAATATTACGGCTCCGATCTGTATATGTATATCGACGGCGCGGCGCCTGCTTATCACGCCTACGACTTTGCCGCCTTGATTGTCCAAGAATACAAAAAAGGGGATGCCATCCTAACGGTGGAAATCTACGATATGGACAAGCGGCTCAACGCCTTCGGCATCTACTCCGCCGAGCGCTCGCCGAAAAACAACTTTCTGGAAATCGGCGCGGAGAGTTATGGCGACGATTCCGCTTTGAACTTCTATCAGGGTTCCTACTATGTCAAATTGCAAGCCTCCAGCCCTAAAGAGAAGACCGGTCCGCTTCTCTTAGCCGCAGCGGAACAGATTTCCCAACAAATTAAGAAAGGTAAGAAATTGCCTAAAGAATTGAAACTTTTCCCCGCTGACGGATTGATCCCCCATTCCCAGCAGTATATGAACAAAGCGCCGCTGGGCCACGATGCGCTCGCCCCCGCCTTTCAAGCGCTATACGAAAACGGCGAGAAGGAATGCCAATTGGTTCTCTCCATCGCCGAAACGCCGCAACAGGCGCAAGAGCGCATCGCCAAGTTGAAAAGCCATTTCGAAAAAACGGGAAAAATCGCGCCTCAACCCGCTATCGGCGCCGAAGCCTTTCGCGGCGAGAACGAATATGAAGGCGCGCTCATCGCCTTTCCCTGCGAACGTTACGCCATAATCGCCGTCAATCCGCCCCAGGACGCCGCCGCCTTCGCCCAAAAGATAGTGGAAAGTATAATCCAGCCGAAAAAAGATAAAGAAGAGAAAAAGGACAATCCAGAGAAAACGGAATAA
- a CDS encoding aldo/keto reductase: protein MWNRKPDVSRRSFLKGGMLGAAAAGISPSVWAAESNEKQIDSKKILNYNSEMRYRPLPGTDISLSVISLGGLVNVPAVNDYAIDRGVNLVHISTSYMGGSSLVDLGKVLKTKRDKVYIALKDNFLPQEFKSADEDIKRFKEEGIFEKLNTDYVDFFMFNRHEANEPLDPQIQERFEALKAKGIVRYAGLTIHGDVPGTVAAGIKNNVFKLIMPTFNQPNLEGLDESLKKMQENGMRIMAMKTMGGFGVKDLRRKDEFKEKQDEELQKISLDLQCAYLKKALSNPSVITINKGIGTFDMFDAFAKAAREQLTLSEDRALYRYAQANRSENCMMCDECYQACPDNIRISTIIRCKDYYHDQFGDRNTALAYYHEIPAAQRLSSRCGDCSICEETCPNGLKIVERLQAAHVMFA from the coding sequence ATGTGGAATCGAAAACCTGATGTAAGCCGCCGATCTTTCCTTAAAGGCGGAATGCTCGGAGCGGCCGCCGCTGGAATCTCTCCCAGCGTTTGGGCCGCGGAATCCAACGAGAAGCAAATCGACTCTAAAAAAATTCTTAACTACAATTCGGAAATGCGTTATCGTCCCCTGCCGGGAACGGATATTTCCCTTTCCGTCATCAGCTTGGGCGGCTTAGTGAACGTTCCAGCGGTGAACGATTACGCCATCGACCGCGGCGTGAACCTGGTGCATATCTCGACGAGTTACATGGGCGGTTCGTCCCTGGTGGACCTCGGCAAGGTTTTAAAGACGAAGCGGGATAAAGTGTATATCGCCTTGAAAGACAACTTTCTGCCCCAGGAATTCAAATCCGCCGATGAAGACATTAAGCGCTTTAAAGAAGAAGGCATATTCGAAAAACTCAATACGGATTACGTCGACTTCTTCATGTTCAACCGCCATGAGGCGAACGAACCCCTCGATCCCCAAATCCAGGAACGCTTCGAAGCCTTGAAAGCCAAAGGCATCGTTCGCTACGCCGGTTTAACCATCCATGGAGACGTTCCGGGGACTGTGGCGGCGGGCATCAAAAACAACGTATTTAAACTTATCATGCCGACTTTCAACCAGCCCAACCTGGAAGGATTAGACGAATCCTTAAAAAAAATGCAGGAAAACGGGATGCGCATCATGGCCATGAAAACCATGGGCGGATTCGGCGTCAAAGACCTGCGCAGGAAGGACGAATTCAAAGAAAAGCAGGATGAAGAACTGCAGAAAATCTCTCTCGATCTGCAATGCGCTTATCTGAAAAAAGCGCTCAGCAATCCCTCCGTGATTACGATCAACAAAGGCATTGGAACCTTCGACATGTTCGACGCCTTCGCCAAAGCGGCGCGGGAACAACTCACTCTGAGCGAAGACCGCGCGCTCTACCGCTACGCCCAAGCTAACCGGTCGGAAAACTGCATGATGTGCGACGAGTGCTATCAGGCATGCCCGGACAATATCCGCATCTCAACCATCATTCGCTGCAAAGACTACTACCACGACCAATTTGGAGACAGGAATACGGCTCTAGCGTACTATCATGAGATTCCCGCCGCGCAACGCCTCAGTTCTCGCTGCGGCGATTGCTCGATCTGCGAAGAGACCTGCCCCAACGGCCTTAAGATCGTCGAACGGCTGCAAGCTGCTCACGTCATGTTCGCGTAA
- a CDS encoding glycine--tRNA ligase yields MTDAASAQLTLNDIVSLCKRRGFVFPSSEIYGGFAASWDYGPLGVELKNNVKQLWWQDVVTNRENVVGMDGAVTTHPRVWEASGHVEGFHDPLVDCKTCGCRFRADKLDEERCPLKPSKSPKECGGELTEPRDFNLMFKLHWGPVDDSGNITYLRPETCQTIFPNFKNVQTVTRQRVPFGIAQIGKSFRNEITTKSFIFRQREFEQMELEFFVHPSEGKKWFEYWLEQRRNWYLSIGVREQNIRMRQHDPDELAHYADDCYDVEYKFPMGWNELEGIANRTDFDLKRHSEFSKKDLSYRDDLTGEKYIPWVIESSAGVDRTVLTLLSDAYDVDQAPNDKGELEERLVLRFSPKVSPVAIAVFPLFKKPDQIEMARKIEADLRGPYRTAYDETGNIGKRYRRQDEIGTPLCITVDFDSIIDHAVTLRNRDSMKQIRVGVDNIHQAVADQLKEMSTLRL; encoded by the coding sequence ATGACTGACGCCGCATCCGCCCAATTGACGCTCAACGACATCGTTTCGCTGTGCAAGCGCCGGGGATTCGTTTTCCCCTCCAGCGAAATTTACGGCGGATTCGCCGCCTCTTGGGATTACGGCCCGTTGGGCGTGGAATTGAAGAACAACGTCAAGCAGCTCTGGTGGCAGGACGTGGTCACCAACCGCGAAAACGTTGTGGGCATGGACGGAGCGGTTACAACGCATCCGCGCGTATGGGAAGCGTCCGGCCACGTGGAAGGCTTCCACGATCCGCTGGTGGACTGCAAAACCTGCGGCTGCCGCTTCCGCGCCGATAAGCTGGACGAGGAGCGCTGCCCCCTCAAGCCCAGCAAGTCGCCTAAGGAATGCGGCGGCGAATTGACAGAGCCGCGCGACTTCAACTTAATGTTTAAACTCCACTGGGGACCCGTGGACGATTCCGGCAACATCACCTACTTGCGCCCGGAAACCTGCCAAACCATATTCCCCAATTTCAAAAACGTGCAAACGGTTACTCGCCAGCGCGTACCTTTCGGCATCGCCCAGATCGGAAAATCCTTCCGCAACGAAATCACCACGAAATCCTTCATCTTCCGCCAGCGCGAATTCGAACAGATGGAGTTGGAATTTTTCGTTCATCCCAGCGAAGGCAAAAAGTGGTTCGAATACTGGCTGGAACAGCGCCGCAACTGGTATCTCTCAATCGGCGTACGCGAGCAAAACATCCGTATGCGCCAACACGATCCCGACGAACTGGCCCATTACGCCGACGATTGCTACGACGTGGAATATAAGTTTCCGATGGGCTGGAACGAGCTGGAAGGCATCGCCAACCGCACCGACTTCGATCTCAAGCGCCATAGCGAGTTTTCCAAGAAAGACCTCTCCTACCGCGACGACCTCACCGGCGAAAAATACATCCCCTGGGTTATCGAATCCTCGGCGGGCGTGGATCGCACCGTCCTAACGCTTCTCAGCGACGCCTATGACGTCGATCAAGCGCCCAACGATAAGGGCGAGCTGGAAGAACGGCTGGTTCTGCGCTTTTCGCCCAAAGTGTCGCCGGTCGCCATCGCCGTTTTTCCTCTGTTCAAAAAGCCCGATCAAATCGAAATGGCGCGCAAAATCGAAGCCGATCTGCGCGGCCCCTATCGCACGGCTTACGACGAAACCGGCAACATCGGCAAGCGCTACCGCCGTCAGGATGAAATCGGCACGCCCTTATGCATCACGGTCGATTTCGATTCCATCATTGACCACGCCGTCACTCTTCGCAACCGCGATTCCATGAAGCAAATCCGCGTAGGAGTGGACAACATCCATCAGGCGGTCGCAGATCAATTGAAAGAAATGTCTACTTTGAGACTTTGA
- a CDS encoding PilZ domain-containing protein produces the protein MFWRKTTSPPIKNPQKKNGLSLVKPSPRPRLQRSNRIDLKVPCYLLVEEEDYLLQTTTINVSKTGMLVRTLDPLKTGQEVICLLSNHTNLNKVLVRCNKYQMKGKIVRVVKEEALYQMAIQITLGRVDPDSFLEGAHFDKHWWTRSWQ, from the coding sequence ATGTTCTGGCGAAAAACGACTTCTCCCCCAATTAAGAATCCGCAGAAGAAGAACGGCTTATCTCTCGTAAAGCCTTCGCCGCGTCCCCGGTTGCAACGCTCCAACCGCATCGACTTGAAAGTTCCTTGCTATCTGTTGGTGGAGGAGGAGGATTATCTGCTGCAAACCACAACCATCAACGTCAGCAAAACGGGGATGCTGGTGCGCACTCTCGATCCTCTGAAAACCGGCCAGGAAGTGATCTGCCTGCTGTCCAACCATACGAATTTGAATAAAGTGCTTGTTCGCTGCAACAAATATCAAATGAAGGGAAAGATCGTGCGCGTCGTCAAAGAGGAAGCGCTCTACCAAATGGCGATTCAAATCACTCTAGGCCGAGTGGATCCCGATTCGTTTCTGGAAGGAGCGCACTTCGACAAACACTGGTGGACGCGCAGCTGGCAGTAA
- the ndhC gene encoding NADH-quinone oxidoreductase subunit A, producing MRRFQFHQIVNIPLNPVGGHASFKLAWHEKRMLGDLFVIDSFDFEGGYRASMIAELPMPAHYFAVLVFFFAAIVFIAVSLILPRLFRPINPYPEKLSGYECGERPIGTPWIRFNIRFYIIAILFIIFDVEVLFVVPWAVVFKKLLHDPDVGMMVFYEMFAFLLVLGIGLIYCWAKGHLEWVFRGRRSKTGLRSVSPQS from the coding sequence ATGCGCCGATTCCAATTTCATCAAATCGTCAATATCCCCTTGAATCCGGTTGGAGGACATGCTAGCTTTAAACTAGCCTGGCATGAAAAGAGAATGCTGGGCGATCTTTTTGTTATTGATTCCTTCGATTTTGAAGGAGGGTATAGGGCGTCAATGATTGCTGAATTGCCGATGCCGGCTCATTACTTCGCTGTTCTTGTCTTTTTTTTCGCCGCTATTGTTTTTATTGCGGTTTCACTTATTCTCCCCCGGCTGTTCCGGCCCATCAATCCATATCCGGAAAAACTGAGCGGATACGAATGCGGGGAAAGACCGATCGGAACCCCTTGGATTCGTTTCAACATCCGCTTCTATATCATCGCCATCCTTTTCATCATCTTCGACGTGGAAGTACTATTCGTCGTTCCTTGGGCGGTAGTCTTCAAGAAATTGCTCCACGATCCAGATGTGGGGATGATGGTTTTTTATGAGATGTTCGCTTTTTTGCTGGTTTTGGGAATAGGATTGATCTATTGTTGGGCGAAAGGCCACTTGGAATGGGTGTTTCGCGGAAGACGATCGAAGACGGGACTGCGTTCCGTCTCTCCGCAATCTTAA
- a CDS encoding NADH-quinone oxidoreductase subunit B family protein, with protein MGYLQGKFEENFIVTSVDSLFNWARLSSVWPMTFGLACCAIEMMHTGACRFDLDRFGMGVFRASPRQSDLMIVAGTVTYKMARRIELLYHQMPDPKWVLAMGSCAIGGGPYHEFGYHVVKGVDLYIPVDVYVPGCPPRPETLLAGLIELQQKIRQDRTLRKKEAIISPAQPASEAAAV; from the coding sequence GTGGGATATCTTCAGGGGAAGTTCGAAGAGAACTTCATCGTAACCAGCGTCGATTCGCTATTCAATTGGGCGCGGTTGTCGTCAGTCTGGCCGATGACTTTCGGCTTGGCGTGCTGCGCCATCGAGATGATGCACACGGGCGCCTGCCGGTTCGATCTCGACCGATTCGGCATGGGCGTTTTCCGCGCTTCTCCCCGCCAGTCGGATTTGATGATCGTAGCCGGGACCGTTACGTACAAGATGGCCAGGCGCATCGAGCTGCTTTACCATCAAATGCCCGATCCGAAATGGGTGCTGGCGATGGGCAGTTGCGCCATCGGCGGTGGGCCGTACCATGAATTCGGCTACCACGTGGTGAAGGGCGTCGATCTCTATATTCCCGTCGATGTTTATGTGCCTGGCTGCCCTCCCCGTCCCGAAACTTTGCTGGCGGGGTTGATCGAGTTGCAGCAGAAAATCCGCCAGGACCGGACGTTGCGGAAAAAAGAAGCGATTATTTCTCCCGCTCAGCCCGCTTCGGAAGCGGCGGCGGTTTGA
- a CDS encoding NADH-quinone oxidoreductase subunit C, with amino-acid sequence MEHLAIFALLRETFGEEKILEHVITGDEKKGLRDPFILARTDALPEICLFLRDDPRTACETLHCISAVEWPEYFESVYHLRSMQYRHWAILKVRAAKDDPRVPSVASVWPAADWLERECYDLMGIVYEGHPNLKRILLDEAWEGHPLRKDYVMPTHEHLRELGF; translated from the coding sequence ATGGAACATCTGGCCATCTTTGCATTGCTGCGTGAGACTTTCGGCGAAGAGAAAATTCTCGAACACGTCATTACCGGCGACGAAAAAAAAGGCTTGCGCGATCCCTTCATTCTCGCGCGAACGGACGCGCTGCCCGAAATCTGCCTTTTTTTGCGGGACGATCCGCGGACGGCTTGCGAAACCCTTCATTGCATAAGCGCCGTGGAATGGCCGGAATATTTCGAAAGCGTCTATCATCTCCGCTCGATGCAATATCGGCATTGGGCTATCCTGAAAGTTCGCGCCGCCAAGGACGATCCCCGCGTTCCCTCCGTCGCTTCCGTATGGCCCGCCGCCGATTGGCTGGAACGGGAATGCTACGACCTGATGGGGATCGTTTACGAAGGCCATCCCAATTTGAAGCGCATCCTCCTTGACGAAGCATGGGAAGGCCATCCCTTGCGGAAAGATTACGTTATGCCAACGCATGAGCATTTGCGGGAATTGGGATTTTGA
- a CDS encoding NADH-quinone oxidoreductase subunit D (Catalyzes the transfer of electrons from NADH to quinone), with protein sequence MITAAQPKPLKGEPLVIHMGPQHPSTHGVLQVMLHTDGEIVERAEPRIGFLHRCKEKIGECVGYDAYVPYTDRMDYLSAMNTNWAWAACVEKLTGIESPERAEYIRVFVAEFNRIASHLVFQGTYGIDLGAFTPFLLTFREREQVLDILEELSGGRLCFGYVRIGGVAADMTPRAMDLAKKFLKQFRSKLDNLNELLSYNQIFIRRTANIGVLTKEKAIAYGVTGPMLRAAGVDWDLRRDMPYSIYNRFQFDIPVGQGLKGTTGDCWDRYKVRVQEMYESTRILEQVIEGFPEGGEYTAKVSKALRPPKGGETYVAQECPRGEVAFYIISDGSGKPHRLKVRGPSFCNMSVFEELTRNMLVADLVSTLGTMDIVLGEVDR encoded by the coding sequence ATGATTACCGCCGCTCAACCGAAACCGCTGAAAGGCGAGCCTCTCGTCATCCACATGGGGCCGCAGCACCCCAGCACCCACGGCGTTTTACAGGTGATGCTGCATACGGACGGCGAAATCGTCGAGAGAGCCGAGCCGCGCATTGGTTTTCTGCACCGTTGCAAAGAGAAAATCGGCGAATGCGTCGGTTACGACGCCTATGTTCCCTATACTGATCGCATGGATTACCTTTCGGCCATGAACACCAATTGGGCGTGGGCCGCCTGTGTGGAAAAACTCACGGGCATCGAAAGTCCGGAGCGGGCGGAATATATCCGCGTATTTGTCGCCGAATTCAACCGCATCGCCAGCCATCTCGTATTTCAAGGAACGTACGGCATCGACCTGGGGGCGTTTACGCCCTTTTTGCTTACCTTCCGGGAGCGGGAACAGGTGCTGGATATTTTGGAAGAACTTTCCGGCGGGCGGCTGTGCTTCGGCTACGTGCGCATCGGCGGCGTAGCGGCGGATATGACGCCCCGCGCGATGGACTTGGCGAAGAAATTTCTCAAACAGTTCCGCTCCAAATTGGACAACCTAAATGAACTTTTAAGTTACAACCAGATTTTTATCCGGCGCACCGCCAATATCGGCGTCTTGACCAAAGAAAAAGCCATCGCTTACGGCGTTACCGGCCCCATGTTGCGGGCGGCGGGCGTGGATTGGGATTTGCGGCGGGATATGCCCTATTCCATATACAACCGTTTCCAGTTCGATATTCCCGTGGGGCAGGGCTTGAAAGGAACCACCGGTGATTGCTGGGACCGGTATAAGGTGCGGGTGCAGGAGATGTACGAGAGTACGCGCATCCTCGAACAGGTCATCGAAGGCTTCCCCGAAGGGGGAGAATATACAGCCAAGGTTTCCAAAGCGCTGCGTCCGCCCAAGGGGGGAGAGACGTACGTCGCCCAGGAATGCCCGCGCGGCGAAGTGGCTTTCTACATCATCAGCGACGGCAGCGGCAAACCGCACCGCCTCAAAGTGCGGGGACCGTCTTTCTGCAATATGAGCGTCTTCGAAGAACTAACGCGAAATATGCTGGTGGCGGATTTGGTATCGACATTAGGGACGATGGACATCGTTTTGGGAGAAGTGGACCGCTAA
- the nuoH gene encoding NADH-quinone oxidoreductase subunit NuoH, whose product MLYLINLFQEYSLLKAMPEWLQYLLAAGLCAVAAIAMVAVIGIVAVYAERKVSAHMQARMGPMHVGWHGILQTAADGLKLFIKEDIIPAMADKWLFILAPGLVFSGALISWAVLPLGPKWVPADLNIGILYLLATSSIVAIGIIMAGWSSHNKWSLYGAMRTSAQFLSYEVPTALHILPPVMLASSLRLGTVVQAQAGGVWNWYVWNPFCLIAFIAYYVSSLAETNRLPFDLPESESELVAGVHTEYSGMRYALFYMAEYADLFIVSAIGALLFLGGWYGPFGLEHWSIYIVKVSALMFVAMWLRWTLPRLRIDQLMGVCWKFLIPLGLINIVALSYWIALMERAK is encoded by the coding sequence ATGCTCTATCTCATCAATCTATTTCAAGAATATTCCCTGTTGAAAGCGATGCCGGAATGGCTGCAATATCTGCTGGCGGCGGGTCTGTGCGCCGTCGCGGCGATCGCGATGGTGGCGGTCATCGGCATCGTGGCCGTTTATGCGGAGCGGAAAGTTTCCGCGCACATGCAGGCGCGCATGGGGCCGATGCACGTCGGCTGGCACGGCATTCTGCAAACCGCCGCCGACGGGCTGAAATTGTTCATCAAAGAAGACATTATCCCAGCGATGGCGGATAAATGGCTGTTCATCCTCGCGCCCGGCCTAGTATTCAGCGGCGCGTTGATCTCGTGGGCGGTGCTGCCTTTGGGGCCAAAATGGGTTCCCGCGGATTTGAATATCGGGATATTGTACCTGCTGGCGACCTCATCCATCGTGGCCATCGGCATTATCATGGCGGGTTGGTCTTCGCATAATAAATGGTCGTTGTACGGAGCGATGAGAACCTCGGCGCAATTTCTGAGTTACGAAGTTCCGACCGCTTTGCATATCCTGCCGCCGGTCATGCTGGCGAGTTCGCTGCGGCTGGGAACGGTGGTGCAGGCGCAGGCGGGGGGCGTGTGGAACTGGTACGTTTGGAATCCGTTCTGCCTGATCGCCTTTATCGCTTACTACGTCTCGTCGTTGGCGGAAACCAACCGGCTGCCCTTCGATTTGCCGGAGTCGGAATCGGAACTAGTGGCCGGCGTCCATACGGAATATTCGGGCATGAGGTATGCTTTATTTTACATGGCTGAATACGCCGATCTATTCATCGTATCGGCAATCGGCGCCCTCCTGTTTTTGGGAGGATGGTACGGTCCCTTTGGCCTCGAGCATTGGTCGATCTATATTGTCAAAGTTTCGGCGTTGATGTTCGTCGCGATGTGGCTGCGGTGGACGCTGCCGAGGCTGCGCATCGATCAGCTGATGGGCGTATGTTGGAAATTCCTGATTCCGTTGGGATTGATCAACATCGTCGCACTTAGCTATTGGATCGCTTTGATGGAAAGGGCCAAGTAG
- a CDS encoding NADH-quinone oxidoreductase subunit I translates to MAILSDIFSGFFTTMKGMAVTGKELFRKPVTLLYPYKKREIPERFRGTLVNDVNDCTACNACSRICPVNCFEIEGEGKGKNRKPTLFAIDYVKCCWCALCVEACPQDCLTMSHDYETVFTDRSLMKRDFVKDPYKPIVPREEKSAASKESEEAKEEGKEASVLTA, encoded by the coding sequence ATGGCCATTTTGAGCGATATTTTTTCGGGCTTTTTTACCACCATGAAAGGGATGGCGGTTACGGGCAAGGAATTATTCCGCAAGCCCGTCACTCTTTTGTATCCCTACAAGAAAAGAGAAATCCCCGAACGGTTCCGGGGAACGCTGGTCAACGACGTCAACGACTGCACGGCTTGCAACGCTTGCTCACGCATCTGTCCGGTGAATTGCTTCGAGATCGAGGGAGAAGGAAAAGGCAAGAACCGCAAGCCGACCCTGTTTGCCATCGATTACGTCAAGTGCTGCTGGTGCGCGCTATGCGTGGAGGCGTGCCCGCAAGACTGCCTCACCATGTCGCACGATTACGAAACCGTCTTTACGGATCGCTCGCTAATGAAGCGCGATTTCGTGAAAGATCCCTATAAGCCCATCGTTCCCAGAGAAGAAAAATCCGCCGCTTCCAAAGAATCCGAAGAAGCGAAAGAGGAGGGAAAAGAAGCCAGTGTCCTTACTGCCTAG
- a CDS encoding NADH-quinone oxidoreductase subunit J, whose translation MSLLPSMLFYILAIVVIVSAAYTAFSSRLVHAAFSLLFTFFGLACLYVLLGADFVGLSQVIIYVGGILALLLFGVMLTGRESAEAPKQTMQLKWGAAFLAVLAAALIPLAMTAPWQIMENPESKTLASTISPVGELLLTKYLLPFEAASLLLLIALIGAVVIARGEPKKVMNDE comes from the coding sequence GTGTCCTTACTGCCTAGCATGCTTTTTTACATCTTAGCGATCGTCGTCATCGTCTCGGCCGCCTATACCGCCTTTTCTTCCCGATTGGTTCACGCCGCCTTTTCTCTTTTATTCACGTTTTTCGGACTTGCTTGCCTGTACGTTCTCCTGGGCGCCGATTTCGTCGGCTTGTCCCAGGTGATTATTTACGTCGGCGGCATTTTGGCGCTGCTGCTCTTCGGCGTGATGCTGACGGGCCGCGAATCGGCGGAAGCGCCAAAACAGACGATGCAGTTGAAATGGGGCGCGGCTTTTCTCGCGGTTCTGGCGGCGGCGCTGATTCCCCTGGCGATGACGGCGCCCTGGCAAATTATGGAGAATCCGGAAAGCAAAACGCTGGCGTCCACTATCTCTCCGGTGGGCGAATTGCTTTTGACGAAATACCTTCTTCCTTTCGAAGCAGCTTCGCTGTTGTTATTGATTGCGTTGATCGGCGCAGTAGTAATTGCGCGCGGAGAACCGAAAAAAGTGATGAATGATGAATGA
- the nuoK gene encoding NADH-quinone oxidoreductase subunit NuoK encodes MSVGIEHYLVVSIILFLLGVFIVTTRRNGIRVLMGIELILNAANLNLIAFNRYSPSTSANGSVFAVFVIILAAAEAAVALAIVLAIYQQFSTVHLEEISSMKH; translated from the coding sequence ATGAGCGTAGGGATCGAACATTATTTGGTGGTATCCATCATTCTTTTTCTGTTGGGCGTATTCATCGTAACCACCCGGCGGAATGGAATCCGCGTGCTGATGGGGATCGAACTGATCCTTAACGCCGCCAATCTCAACCTGATCGCCTTCAACCGGTATTCGCCGAGTACAAGCGCCAATGGCAGCGTCTTCGCCGTCTTCGTGATTATCTTAGCGGCGGCGGAAGCGGCGGTGGCTTTGGCCATCGTGCTGGCGATTTATCAACAGTTTTCCACGGTTCACCTGGAAGAAATTTCTTCGATGAAGCACTGA